A window of the Henckelia pumila isolate YLH828 chromosome 3, ASM3356847v2, whole genome shotgun sequence genome harbors these coding sequences:
- the LOC140890505 gene encoding sm-like protein LSM8 has product MSLGLGLESLVDQLISVITNDGRNIVGILKGFDQATNIILDESHERVYSTKEGVQQIVLGLYIIRGDNISIIGELDEDLEARLDLTELRAHPLKPVAH; this is encoded by the exons ATGTCTCTTGGCCTCGGACTTGAGTCTCTCGTTGATC AATTAATTTCGGTAATCACAAATGACGGGCGAAATATTGTG GGAATTTTAAAAGGTTTTGATCAAGCTACCAACATAATTCTTGACGAATCTCATGAACGTGTATACTCGACCAAG GAAGGTGTTCAGCAAATTGTGCTGGGTCTCTACATTATAAGGGGTGACAACAT AAGCATCATTGGAGAATTAGACGAAGATCTAGAGGCACGATTGGACTTGACGGAACTACGAGCTCATCCTCTTAAGCCAGTGGCCCATTAA